A window of Saccharomyces paradoxus chromosome XIII, complete sequence contains these coding sequences:
- the STV1 gene encoding H(+)-transporting V0 sector ATPase subunit a (Subunit a of the vacuolar-ATPase V0 domain~similar to YMR054W), translating to MNQEEAIFRSADMTYVQLYIPLEVIREVTFLLGKMGVFMVMDLNKDLTAFQRGYVNQLRRFDEVERMVGFLNEVVEKHAAETWKYILHIDDDGNDIAQPDMLDLINTMEPLSLENVNEMVKEITDCESRARQLDESLDNLRSKLNDLLEQRQVIFECSKFIEVNPGIAGRATNPEIEQEERDVDEFRITPDDVSETLSDAFSFDDETPENPGAPRNDIARNQSVEDLSFLEQGYQHRYMITGSIRRAKVDILNRILWRLLRGNLIFQNFPIKEPLLEGKEKVEKDCFIIFTHGETLLKKVKRVIDSLNGKIVSLNTRSSELIDTLNHQIDDLQRILDTTEQTLHTELLVIHDQLPVWSAMTKREKYVYTTLNKFQQESQGLIAEGWVPSTELIHLQDSLKDYIETLGSEYSTVFNVILTNKLPPTYHKTNKFTQAFQSIVDAYGIATYKEINAGLATVVTFPFMFAIMFGDMGHGFILFLMALFLVLNERKFGAMRRDEIFDMAFTGRYVLLLMGAFSVYTGLLYNDIFSKSMTIFKSGWQWPSTFRKGESIEAKKTGVYPFGLDFAWHGTDNGLLFSNSYKMKLSILMGYAHMTYSFMFSYINYRAKNSKVDIIGNFIPGLVFMQSIFGYLSWAIVYKWSKDWIKDNKPAPGLLNMLINMFLAPGTIDEQLYPGQAKLQVVLLLAALVCVPWLLLYKPLTLRRLNKNGSGGRPHGYQSVGNIEHEEQIAQQRHSAEGFQGMIISDVASVADSINESVGGEHGSFNFGDVMIHQVIHTIEFCLNCISHTASYLRLWALSLAHAQLSSVLWDMTISNAFSSKNSGSPLAVMKVVFLFAMWFVLTVCILVFMEGTSAMLHALRLHWVEAMSKFFEGEGYAYEPFSFRAIIE from the coding sequence AtgaatcaagaagaagctatTTTCCGGTCAGCGGACATGACGTACGTCCAACTGTACATACCGTTGGAAGTTATAAGAGAGGTGACTTTCTTGCTAGGGAAAATGGGTGTCTTTATGGTGATGGACCTCAATAAAGATTTAACTGCCTTTCAAAGAGGTTATGTTAACCAGTTGAGGCGTTTCGATGAAGTGGAAAGGATGGTGGGCTTTTTGAATGAGGTGGTAGAAAAGCACGCCGCGGAGACCTGGAAATATATTCTACacattgatgatgatggaaACGACATTGCTCAACCTGATATGCTGGATCTAATCAATACTATGGAACCTCTATCGTTAGAGAATGTTAATGAAATGGTGAAAGAAATCACTGATTGCGAATCCCGTGCAAGGCAGTTAGATGAATCTTTAGATAATCTCAGAAGTAAATTAAACGATCTTTTAGAGCAAAGACAGGTAATATTCGAATGCtcaaaatttattgaagtCAACCCAGGGATTGCTGGAAGAGCCACAAATCCTGAGattgaacaagaagaaagggaTGTGGACGAATTTAGAATAACTCCAGATGATGTTAGTGAAACATTGAGCgatgctttttcttttgatgaCGAAACACCGGAGAATCCAGGCGCCCCGAGGAATGATATCGCTAGAAACCAATCAGTCGAAGATCTAAGCTTTTTGGAACAGGGATACCAGCATAGATACATGATTACAGGTTCCATTAGAAGAGCAAAAGTGGACATATTGAATAGAATTCTGTGGCGGTTATTGCGTGGTAACCtgatttttcagaattttccCATAAAGGAGCCATTGTTGGAAggtaaagaaaaggttGAAAAGGACTGTTTTATTATCTTTACTCATGGTGAAACATTACTCAAGAAGGTTAAACGTGTCATAGATTCTTTGAATGGTAAAATAGTCTCTCTGAATACTCGTTCTAGTGAACTAATTGACACCTTAAACCATCAAATAGACGACTTGCAAAGAATTTTGGATACTACCGAACAAACTTTACACACAGAACTGCTTGTTATACATGACCAGCTACCAGTATGGTCTGCCATGAcgaaaagagaaaaatatgTCTATACCACGTTGAACAAATTCCAGCAAGAATCTCAGGGTCTAATAGCCGAAGGCTGGGTGCCTTCTACAGAATTAATCCATTTACAAGACTCATTAAAGGATTACATTGAAACGTTGGGTTCTGAATACAGTACGGTCTTTAATGTGATCCTAACCAATAAATTACCACCCACATACCATAAAACTAATAAATTCACTCAGGCGTTCCAATCGATTGTGGATGCATACGGTATCGCAACCTATAAAGAAATCAATGCTGGTTTAGCCACAGTTGTCACTTTCCCCTTTATGTTTGCCATTATGTTTGGTGACATGGGGCATGGTTTCatcttatttttgatggCACTATTTTTGGTGTTAAATGAGCGTAAATTTGGAGCAATGCGCAgagatgaaatttttgacaTGGCATTTACTGGCAGATatgttttgttgttgatggGTGCATTTTCTGTATATACAGGATTGTTGTACAATGATATCTTCTCCAAATCTATGACAATATTCAAATCAGGTTGGCAATGGCCTTCCACTTTTAGAAAAGGCGAATCTATTGAGGCAAAGAAAACTGGAGTTTATCCGTTTGGATTGGATTTTGCTTGGCACGGTACAGACAACGGACTGCTTTTTTCCAACTCTTATAAGATGAAGCTGTCAATTCTAATGGGATACGCACATATGACTTATTCCTTCATGTTTTCTTATATCAATTACAGAGCCAAAAACTCAAAAGTGGACATAATCGGTAACTTTATTCCTGGCTTAGTGTTCATGCAATCAATATTTGGTTATTTATCATGGGCAATTGTGTACAAATGGTCCAAGGATTGGATTAAGGACAATAAACCAGCTCCAGGGTTACTGAATATGCTAATAAACATGTTTTTAGCACCAGGTACCATTGATGAGCAATTATATCCCGGACAAGCCAAGTTGCAAGTTGTACTATTGCTTGCAGCACTGGTTTGTGTTCCGTGGTTATTACTATATAAACCTTTGACATTAAGAAGGCTAAACAAGAACGGCAGTGGTGGCAGGCCTCACGGATATCAAAGTGTCGGCAATATTGAGCATGAGGAACAAATAGCTCAACAACGACATTCGGCGGAAGGTTTCCAAGGAATGATAATCAGTGATGTTGCCAGTGTTGCGGACAGTATTAATGAAAGCGTTGGTGGTGAACATGGGTCTTTTAATTTCGGCGATGTCATGATTCATCAAGTAATCCATACCATTGAATTCTGTTTAAACTGTATTTCTCACACAGCATCATATCTACGTCTTTGGGCGCTATCATTGGCACATGCGCAACTGTCCAGTGTTTTATGGGACATGACCATATCAAACGCTTTTAGTTCTAAAAATTCAGGGTCACCTCTGGCTGTCATGAAGGtggttttcttgtttgcTATGTGGTTTGTGTTAACCGTTTGTATCTTAGTTTTCATGGAAGGTACTTCCGCGATGTTGCATGCACTACGTTTGCATTGGGTGGAGGCAATgtccaaattttttgaaggtgAAGGATATGCGTACGAACCCTTTTCATTTCGTGCAATAATAGAATAA
- the BUB2 gene encoding Bub2p (Mitotic exit network regulator~similar to YMR055C) translates to MTSIEDLISNPALLLHSSLSQLRYLILSEGLPISEDKQQQRTRCYVWTVLSQTSMEASTQRFLALLKLGPPSTIIYQKIKNDTSRTFQTDPNFRNRVSEDALIRCLSCFAWQTQQRRQKTHFSRIPVSTYVQGMNVLLAPLLYSCPSEPMAYQLFTKLCYEIIPTYLTKNLNGAQNGAKLLDISLRIIDPKLSKFLSDNLLTAEIYGMPSILTLSSCNKPLDQVIKLWDFMFAYGFHMNILFVVAFLVKMRSKVFKSDSPVNLLRQFPDFDADEIIRLGVGFIAKIPAQIYDLLVDHLTDPDIYIP, encoded by the coding sequence ATGACTTCAATTGAAGACCTCATATCAAATCCTGCCCTGCTACTGCATTCTTCACTGTCTCAACTTCGCTACCTCATACTCAGTGAAGGGCTTCCCATATCTGAAGATAAACAGCAGCAGCGCACGCGATGTTACGTGTGGACGGTGCTCTCTCAAACCTCCATGGAGGCGTCTACGCAACGTTTCCTTGCCCTCTTAAAACTGGGTCCACCTTCCACGattatttatcaaaaaatcaagaacgACACATCCAGGACTTTCCAAACGGATCCGAACTTTAGGAATAGGGTCTCGGAGGATGCTCTCATCCGATGTTTGTCCTGCTTTGCTTGGCAAACACAGCAAAGAAGGCAGAAAACCCATTTTAGTCGCATCCCTGTGAGTACTTACGTGCAGGGTATGAATGTGCTGTTAGCTCCTTTACTCTACTCATGTCCCTCTGAGCCAATGGCGTACCAACTTTTCACTAAACTTTGTTATGAAATAATACCGACGTATTTGACTAAGAACCTAAATGGCGCCCAGAACGGCGCTAAACTACTCGATATTTCGCTCAGAATCATTGACCCAAAGCTGAGTAAGTTTCTATCGGACAACTTGCTTACAGCAGAGATTTATGGTATGCCTTCGATACTCACGTTATCCAGTTGCAATAAGCCACTTGACCAGGTCATCAAACTGTGGGATTTTATGTTTGCATATGGCTTCCATATGAATATTCTCTTTGTAGTGGCATTCTTAGTGAAAATGAGATCCAAGGTTTTCAAATCAGATTCTCCTGTCAATTTATTACGACAGTTCCCGGATTTTGACGCTGATGAGATCATTCGGCTGGGGGTCGGATTCATCGCTAAGATCCCGGCTCAAATTTACGACCTATTGGTAGACCATTTGACTGATCCagacatatatataccatAA
- the AAC1 gene encoding ADP/ATP carrier protein AAC1 (Mitochondrial inner membrane ADP/ATP translocator~similar to YMR056C), translating into MSQTETQTQKSHFGVDFLMGGVSAAIAKTGAAPIERVKLLMQNQEEMLKQGSLDTRYLGIVDCFKRTATHEGIVSFWRGNTANVFRYFPTQALNFAFKDKIKSLLSYDRERDGYAKWFAGNLFSGGAAGGLSLLFVYSLDYARTRLAADARGSKSTSQRQFSGLLDVYKKTLKTDGFLGLYRGFVPSVLGIIVYRGLYFGLYDSFKPVLLTGALEGSFVASFLLGWVITMGASTASYPLDTVRRRMMMTSGQTIKYDGALDCLRKIVQQEGVYSLFKGCGANIFRGVAAAGVISLYDQLQLIMFGKKFK; encoded by the coding sequence ATGTCTCAAACAGAAACACAGACTCAGAAGTCACACTTCGGTGTAGACTTCCTCATGGGCGGCGTTTCTGCTGCCATTGCAAAGACGGGTGCCGCTCCCATTGAACGGGTGAAACTATTGATGCAGAATCAAGAAGAGATGCTCAAACAGGGCTCACTAGACACACGGTACCTGGGAATTGTGGACTGCTTCAAGAGGACTGCGACTCATGAAGGTATTGTGTCGTTTTGGAGGGGTAACACCGCCAATGTTTTCCGGTATTTCCCCACGCAGGCGTTGAATTTTGCCttcaaagacaaaattAAATCGTTGTTGAGTTATGACAGAGAGCGGGATGGGTACGCCAAGTGGTTTGCTGGGAACCTGTTTTCTGGTGGAGCTGCTGGTGGTTTATCGCTACTATTTGTATACTCATTGGATTACGCAAGGACACGGCTTGCTGCGGACGCTAGGGGGTCCAAGTCGACCTCGCAAAGACAATTCAGTGGACTGCTAGACGTGTATAAGAAGACGCTGAAAACGGACGGGTTTTTGGGCCTGTACCGTGGGTTCGTGCCCTCAGTGCTAGGTATCATCGTGTACAGGGGTCTGTACTTTGGTCTGTACGATTCTTTCAAGCCTGTGCTTTTGACGGGAGCTCTTGAAGGATCCTTTGTTGCCTCTTTCTTGTTGGGTTGGGTCATCACCATGGGTGCTTCGACTGCGTCGTATCCCTTGGATACCGTGAGAAGAAGAATGATGATGACTTCGGGCCAGACCATTAAGTACGATGGTGCTCTGGACTGCTTAAGAAAGATCGTCCAACAAGAGGGCGTCTATTCCTTGTTCAAGGGCTGTGGTGCAAATATATTTAGAGGAGTGGCCGCTGCTGGTGTCATCTCATTGTACGACCAGTTGCAACTGATAATGTTCggtaaaaaattcaagtga